The following nucleotide sequence is from Raphanus sativus cultivar WK10039 unplaced genomic scaffold, ASM80110v3 Scaffold1763, whole genome shotgun sequence.
aggatttccgattccgttcctgctggagttcataaggcagaagttaggaaaatggtattggaaaaggagacaagatgctttgagtctcccaactgtacatagccggggtgttgaatacttgcttgctgttcgatcagagatagcggatacgatgacggtcgaaccaattgatggatggcgtttctttgtcaaaggtggcaaaatggactgtgtggttgatttggaacatgtaaagtgtgattgtggtgtctatggagtggagaaaataccttgctctcatgctatagcagctggaacacatgctggtgtgcatatcgacacacttgtatgtccactttactcaaagaatcatctgtatgcaggatactcagagaatatatatcctatcgtgtcacaacatattgaggaacgagaatgctttcctccaaacgtaaagcgtggtccggggagacagaagaaatcaagatggcaatcttggttggagctatctaggatgagaggacacaaacccaggaagaaacacagggcacggagatgctcaaactgcaaggaaactggccatacgaaaccacaatgtacacaaccagttgactagttgtccagacgacctaaatttaagtcgtccagtcttgattacccgtccagacgactaatttctaagtcgtccagtgtttcgtctaccttctacgaagtcgtccagtgtattagactaccttctactatcccttcaagtgtattttttttagacgaccttttactaagtcgtccagtgtatttaagtcgtccagtgtttagactaccttctactatcccttcaagtgtattttttagacgaccttttacgaagtcgtccagtgtattttatttttagactaccttctactatccctaaGTGTATTTTTTTCAAACCTTTTAGACGTCCagttatttgtaagtcgtccatttggaagtcgtccaaaccttccagacgacttatttgtaagtcgtccagctggaaaaccttccagacgacttatttgtaagtcgtccagctggaaaaccttacacaagttagaaaatctatacaagttagaaaatctatacaagttagaaaatcaaataaatcatacatgcccacaaacatacaaatagatttgtgtatacaaatagttcaaatatacaaatagatttgtgtatacaaatagttcaaatatacaaatagatttgtgtatctatacaagttaaaaaatctatacaagttagatttgtgtatctaatcatacatgcccacaaacataccaccatcctcattatctttcaaatgctgatcaacaagctccgtccatataaccaaagccatattatccctcatagtcttcgcattggacctagcaaagtctttagggctaaaggggaccccaagagcatgacattcaatgtactttgcagcgtacacgccacaatcaccattgttggccgtgggtacatctttcagcagtctctcatatgtgtatcgctccaacccatgcatctggtctccgcactccacaatcagataagggaccatctcgagaaaaggctccattatctcatcccatctttctggtatggtagttgaaggtatgctgtcccagacgactatgtgcctcttagggatcgatatccaaatagccacccaatgtttgttgtccaagttcagtggcgcatagatatcatcaatgtcctccccccacttcttgtttgattggcaaaatgaaggcattgatccgtcatacaaactcgccgccccactaggtagcatttttcctaaaccattgtgatcagacgacgatgctttgaagaacagatactgttctctccaagactgggtaaagttgtgatccaggaagcacattcgctcgctccggaaacattgtgggttctccttatacctctgcctcagcacattcatccaagcatctatatgctgcatataaaataatacaa
It contains:
- the LOC130504727 gene encoding uncharacterized protein LOC130504727 isoform X1, which codes for MKELADWLKTDPDYFTKEEDKPRTSPTWWYQKLRTPKAWLEDVHIDAWMNVLRQRYKENPQCFRSERMCFLDHNFTQSWREQYLFFKASSSDHNGLGKMLPSGAASLYDGSMPSFCQSNKKWGEDIDDIYAPLNLDNKHWVAIWISIPKRHIVVWDSIPSTTIPERWDEIMEPFLEMVPYLIVECGDQMHGLERYTYERLLKDVPTANNGDCGVYAAKYIECHALGVPFSPKDFARSNAKTMRDNMALVIWTELVDQHLKDNEDGGMFVGMYD
- the LOC130504727 gene encoding uncharacterized protein LOC130504727 isoform X2 translates to MQHIDAWMNVLRQRYKENPQCFRSERMCFLDHNFTQSWREQYLFFKASSSDHNGLGKMLPSGAASLYDGSMPSFCQSNKKWGEDIDDIYAPLNLDNKHWVAIWISIPKRHIVVWDSIPSTTIPERWDEIMEPFLEMVPYLIVECGDQMHGLERYTYERLLKDVPTANNGDCGVYAAKYIECHALGVPFSPKDFARSNAKTMRDNMALVIWTELVDQHLKDNEDGGMFVGMYD